A genome region from Musa acuminata AAA Group cultivar baxijiao chromosome BXJ3-5, Cavendish_Baxijiao_AAA, whole genome shotgun sequence includes the following:
- the LOC135637626 gene encoding receptor homology region, transmembrane domain- and RING domain-containing protein 1-like codes for MTSSGRPRRRLVRGFAGFFSYSLFLVSVSSLLCPSDALVHLRSKPFSFTFIDAPARFAVPVDGLGICGSLHAAEPLDACSVLRTNWTAVGDSGGGDARFVLISRGVCSFEEKVRNAQDGGFEAAIIYDDQEKSSLYSMVGDSAGIHIHAVFVSKMAGETLKKFARGEKGECCIGSSMDETAGTILVISFVSLVVIIMVLAAFMLARNCRLLRNGVHSQPSSMKREAVEMIPCFTFRTAYLNSKHTAETCAICLEDYRDGDSLRVLPCLHDFHLVCVDSWLTKWGTFCPVCKRDMRS; via the exons ATGACATCCTCTGGTCGCCCCCGTCGCCGCCTCGTCCGTGGCTTTGCTGGTTTCTTCTCCTACTCTCTCTTCCTCGTCTCCGTCTCCTCCCTCCTCTGCCCCTCCGACGCCCTCGTACACCTCCGCTCCAAGCCATTCTCCTTCACCTTCATCGACGCGCCCGCCCGCTTCG CTGTTCCGGTCGATGGACTGGGGATCTGCGGATCGCTGCACGCCGCCGAGCCCCTTGATGCGTGCTCTGTTCTCAGGACTAACTGGACTGCCGTAGGCGACAGCGGCGGAGGAGATGCGAGGTTTGTTCTGATCTCCAGGGGCGTGTGCAGCTTCGAGGAGAAGGTTAGGAACGCCCAGGATGGTGGATTTGAGGCTGCGATCATATACGACGACCAGGAGAAGAGCAGTTTGTACTCCA TGGTTGGAGATTCTGCTGGCATACATATACATGCAGTTTTTGTTTCAAAGATGGCAGGTGAGACTTTAAAGAAGTTTGCTCGAGGTGAAAAGGGCGAATGTTGTATAGGATCTTCAATGGACGAGACTGCTGGAACCATCCTGGTTATCTCCTTTGTTTCTCTTGTTGTCATAATAATGGTACTTGCTGCATTTATGTTGGCTAGAAACTGTCGGCTTCTTCGGAATGGAGTTCATAGTCAGCCTTCTAGTATGAAAAGAGAAGCAGTGGAAATGATTCCCTGCTTCACATTTAGAACTGCCTACTTAAATAGCAAGCATACAGCAGAGACTTGTGCTATTTGCCTTGAAGATTACAGAGATGGAGATTCCCTGAGAGTTCTTCCCTGTCTACATG ATTTCCATTTGGTGTGTGTTGATTCCTGGTTAACGAAATGGGGAACATTTTGTCCGGTCTGTAAACGAGACATGCGCTCATGA
- the LOC103984570 gene encoding thaumatin-like protein 1 isoform X1: MEPSLLSSPAPVLLLTAHLLFFLFHGGEGATFTFVNRCGETVWPGILSNAGTPQLESTGFELPVASSRSFQAPAGWSGRFWARTGCSSTGGTWSCATGDCGSGQVECNGAGAAPPATLAEFTLAPSSAGQDFYDVSLVDGYNLPMVVEANRRAGASGECAATGCVVDLNRMCPPELRTAQGEACRSACEAFGTPEYCCSGAFASPTTCRPSSYSQMFKAACPRSYSYAFDDPTSTFTCAGEADYTITFCPRSAPSSQKASRDSSTSSTSTPKATGGLTLDDDSWLASLATGDATAVRRAVPRLHQSLLLVATTVACTLLLQSYNIIA, from the exons ATGGAACCTTCTCTGCTGTCTTCTCCGGCTCCCGTTCTTCTACTGACTGCTCACCTGCTGTTCTTCCTGTTCCATGGAG GGGAGGGGGCGACATTTACATTCGTGAACAGATGCGGGGAAACCGTTTGGCCAGGGATTTTGTCCAACGCCGGCACCCCGCAGCTGGAATCCACCGGCTTTGAGCTCCCTGTCGCGTCGTCGCGCTCCTTCCAGGCCCCCGCCGGCTGGTCAGGCCGCTTCTGGGCCCGGACCGGCTGCTCCTCCACCGGCGGTACCTGGTCCTGCGCCACGGGCGACTGCGGCTCCGGCCAGGTGGAATGCAACGGCGCGGGTGCCGCACCACCCGCCACGCTCGCGGAGTTCACCCTCGCGCCCTCGTCGGCGGGGCAGGACTTCTACGACGTCAGCCTGGTCGACGGCTACAACCTGCCGATGGTGGTGGAGGCAAACAGGCGCGCCGGCGCCTCTGGGGAGTGCGCCGCGACGGGGTGCGTCGTGGACCTGAACCGGATGTGCCCCCCGGAGCTGCGGACCGCGCAAGGCGAGGCGTGCCGGAGCGCCTGCGAGGCGTTCGGGACGCCGGAGTACTGCTGCAGCGGCGCGTTCGCGAGCCCGACGACGTGCCGTCCGTCGTCGTACTCGCAGATGTTCAAGGCGGCGTGCCCCAGGTCGTACAGCTACGCCTTCGACGATCCCACCAGCACTTTCACCTGCGCCGGCGAAGCCGATTACACCATCACATTCTGCCCACGATCTGCCCCAAG CAGTCAGAAAGCGTCGAGAGATTCCTCGACAAGCTCGACTTCGACACCTAAAGCGACCGGTGGTCTGACGCTGGATGACGACTCTTGGCTTGCAAGCTTGGCCACCGGCGACGCAACCGCTGTGAGAAGGGCAGTCCCTCGCCTGCACCAATCATTGCTCCTCGTAGCCACCACAGTGGCGTGTACACTGCTTCTGCAATCCTACAATATAATCGCATAA
- the LOC103984570 gene encoding thaumatin-like protein 1 isoform X2, giving the protein MEPSLLSSPAPVLLLTAHLLFFLFHGGEGATFTFVNRCGETVWPGILSNAGTPQLESTGFELPVASSRSFQAPAGWSGRFWARTGCSSTGGTWSCATGDCGSGQVECNGAGAAPPATLAEFTLAPSSAGQDFYDVSLVDGYNLPMVVEANRRAGASGECAATGCVVDLNRMCPPELRTAQGEACRSACEAFGTPEYCCSGAFASPTTCRPSSYSQMFKAACPRSYSYAFDDPTSTFTCAGEADYTITFCPRSAPSQKASRDSSTSSTSTPKATGGLTLDDDSWLASLATGDATAVRRAVPRLHQSLLLVATTVACTLLLQSYNIIA; this is encoded by the exons ATGGAACCTTCTCTGCTGTCTTCTCCGGCTCCCGTTCTTCTACTGACTGCTCACCTGCTGTTCTTCCTGTTCCATGGAG GGGAGGGGGCGACATTTACATTCGTGAACAGATGCGGGGAAACCGTTTGGCCAGGGATTTTGTCCAACGCCGGCACCCCGCAGCTGGAATCCACCGGCTTTGAGCTCCCTGTCGCGTCGTCGCGCTCCTTCCAGGCCCCCGCCGGCTGGTCAGGCCGCTTCTGGGCCCGGACCGGCTGCTCCTCCACCGGCGGTACCTGGTCCTGCGCCACGGGCGACTGCGGCTCCGGCCAGGTGGAATGCAACGGCGCGGGTGCCGCACCACCCGCCACGCTCGCGGAGTTCACCCTCGCGCCCTCGTCGGCGGGGCAGGACTTCTACGACGTCAGCCTGGTCGACGGCTACAACCTGCCGATGGTGGTGGAGGCAAACAGGCGCGCCGGCGCCTCTGGGGAGTGCGCCGCGACGGGGTGCGTCGTGGACCTGAACCGGATGTGCCCCCCGGAGCTGCGGACCGCGCAAGGCGAGGCGTGCCGGAGCGCCTGCGAGGCGTTCGGGACGCCGGAGTACTGCTGCAGCGGCGCGTTCGCGAGCCCGACGACGTGCCGTCCGTCGTCGTACTCGCAGATGTTCAAGGCGGCGTGCCCCAGGTCGTACAGCTACGCCTTCGACGATCCCACCAGCACTTTCACCTGCGCCGGCGAAGCCGATTACACCATCACATTCTGCCCACGATCTGCCCCAAG TCAGAAAGCGTCGAGAGATTCCTCGACAAGCTCGACTTCGACACCTAAAGCGACCGGTGGTCTGACGCTGGATGACGACTCTTGGCTTGCAAGCTTGGCCACCGGCGACGCAACCGCTGTGAGAAGGGCAGTCCCTCGCCTGCACCAATCATTGCTCCTCGTAGCCACCACAGTGGCGTGTACACTGCTTCTGCAATCCTACAATATAATCGCATAA
- the LOC135638928 gene encoding thaumatin-like protein 1b encodes MIHKPPTLASNMARLLFVLSSLVVSVSGALAATFTLTNNCDYTVWPGVLSSAGTAALSTTGFQLQKGESRSLDAPAAWSGRFWGRTRCATDSSGRFSCGTGDCGSGRVECSGGGAAPPATLAEFTLDGSGGMDFYDVSLVDGYNLPMLVVPQGGSGGSCSSTGCLVDLNGLCPSDLKVVLSTSDGGSESVACKSACEAFGSPQYCCSGDFGNPNTCKPSSYSQFFKNACPRAYSYAYDDATSTFTCASANYLISFCPSTTSQKSSGSNPEEADISSSSNSTMVYIGGEQGSDATLTVPRLAALFLPILLAPLALHHGF; translated from the exons ATGATCCATAAGCCCCCCACTTTGGCGTCAAACATGGCCAGACTTTTATTCGTTCTGTCATCCCTTGTCGTCTCTGTTTCAG GGGCACTCGCCGCAACATTTACACTAACGAACAACTGCGACTACACCGTATGGCCCGGTGTGCTCTCGAGTGCCGGCACGGCGGCGCTGTCCACGACGGGCTTCCAGCTGCAGAAGGGCGAGTCACGCAGCCTGGACGCGCCCGCCGCTTGGTCGGGCCGCTTCTGGGGCCGCACCCGCTGCGCCACTGACTCCAGCGGCAGGTTCAGCTGCGGCACCGGCGACTGCGGTTCCGGCAGGGTGGAGTGCTCCGGCGGCGGTGCGGCGCCCCCGGCCACCCTGGCGGAGTTCACGCTCGACGGCAGCGGCGGTATGGACTTCTATGACGTGAGCCTAGTGGACGGCTACAACctgccgatgctggtggtgccgcaGGGCGGCtcgggtggcagctgcagctcgaCGGGGTGTCTGGTGGACCTCAACGGGCTGTGCCCCTCGGACCTCAAAGTGGTGCTGTCGACCTCGGACGGCGGGAGCGAGAGCGTGGCGTGCAAGAGCGCGTGCGAGGCGTTCGGATCGCCCCAGTACTGCTGCAGCGGCGACTTCGGGAACCCCAACACCTGCAAGCCGTCGTCCTACTCCCAGTTCTTCAAGAACGCCTGCCCCAGGGCCTATAGTTACGCCTACGACGACGCCACATCCACTTTTACGTGCGCCTCCGCCAACTATCTCATCTCCTTCTGCCCCAGCACCACAAG CCAGAAATCTTCGGGCTCGAATCCAGAAGAAGCAGACATTTCGTCGAGCAGCAACAGCACCATGGTGTACATCGGCGGGGAGCAGGGGAGCGACGCCACGCTCACCGTGCCACGCCTGGCGGCCCTTTTTCTTCCCATCCTCCTCGCTCCTCTCGCATTACATCATGGCTTTTAG